One genomic region from Tripterygium wilfordii isolate XIE 37 chromosome 20, ASM1340144v1, whole genome shotgun sequence encodes:
- the LOC119987208 gene encoding N-alpha-acetyltransferase MAK3: MMETTNEEPEKVDFDPSEIEYVSYGGEHHLPLVMNLVDQELSEPYSIFTYRYFVYLWPQLSFLAFHRGRCVGTVVCKMGEHRSSTFRGYIAMLVVIKPFRGKGIATELVTRSIKVMMESGCEEVTLEAEVTNKGALALYGRLGFIRAKRLFHYYLNGVDAFRLKLLFPRQELHSSLHMIADQDECCDHGDHLSPEDCSEPIKSYS; this comes from the exons ATGATGGAGACGACCAACGAGGAACCGGAGAAGGTAGACTTCGATCCGTCGGAGATAGAGTACGTGAGCTATGGAGGAGAGCATCACCTTCCACTGGTAATGAATCTGGTGGACCAAGAGCTCAGCGAGCCTTACTCCATCTTCACATACCGTTACTTCGTCTATCTCTGGCCCCAGCTCTCTTTCCTT GCGTTTCACAGAGGGAGATGTGTGGGGACTGTGGTTTGCAAGATGGGTGAGCATCGGAGCTCTACATTCAGAGGTTACATAGCCATGTTGGTTGTAATCAAGCCTTTCAGAGGCAAAGGCATTG CAACTGAACTTGTTACTAGATCTATTAAAGTGATGATGGAATCAGGATGTGAAGAG GTGACACTGGAAGCAGAAGTCACAAATAAAGGTGCACTTGCACTCTATGGCCGGCTAGGTTTTATTAGGGCAAAAAGACTTTTCCATTATTACTTGAATGGAGTTGACGCTTTTCGTCTGAAGTTGTTATTTCCCCGTCAAGAACTACACTCCTCCTTGCATATGATTGCTGATCAAGATGAATGTTGTGATCATGGCGATCACTTGTCCCCTGAAGATTGTTCGGAACCCATCAAGAGCTATAGCTAG
- the LOC119987207 gene encoding uncharacterized protein LOC119987207: MEETAPMKSQPLHNFSLSLLKWSTNNTTNHRRSHPEPGQQNREKSDSIRPLRVGSRSARPHHRFASCSSSIGPKTKPARHASSPESGTAQKEVGLPHNNNNDTEAEEEEREEQEGKDEQVEDGGETAQRPWNLRPRKVISTRVFMNENERTYNGNGNSKEFPAQGNQQPKSMRLRGMAASATETAAQEVFGGGNGGEKRRFWIALSKDEIEEDIFVMTGNRPSRRPKKRPKNVQKQLDVVFPGMWLVGASADAYRVAEAPVKR, encoded by the exons ATGGAGGAGACGGCGCCGATGAAGTCACAGCCTCTGCATAACTTCTCCCTCTCCTTGTTGAAATGGAGCACCAACAACACCACCAACCACCGCCGTTCTCATCCCGAACCCGGACAGCAGAATCGGGAGAAGTCAGACTCAATCCGTCCTCTCCGGGTCGGATCCCGCTCGGCCCGTCCTCACCACCGCTTCGCCTCCTGCTCTTCCTCCATCGGTCCGAAAACGAAGCCGGCGAGACATGCTTCATCTCCGGAGTCGGGAACCGCGCAGAAAGAAGTCGGGCTTcctcacaacaacaacaacgatACCGAAGCCGAGGAAGAAGAGCGGGAGGAGCAAGAAGGCAAAGATGAACAAGTGGAAGACGGAGGGGAGACTGCGCAGAGGCCATGGAATTTGAGGCCGAGGAAGGTTATTTCGACGCGGGTGTTCATGAATGAGAACGAAAGGACTTACAATGGAAATGGTAATAGCAAGGAATTTCCGGCACAGGGGAATCAGCAGCCGAAATCGATGAGACTCAGGGGAATGGCGGCGTCAGCAACGGAAACGGCGGCGCAGGAGGTTTTCGGAGGAGGGAACGGAGGGGAGAAGAGGAGGTTTTGGATAGCACTGTCGAAAGACGAGATCGAGGAGGATATCTTCGTGATGACGGGGAACAGGCCGTCCCGCAGGCCCAAGAAGCGGCCGAAGAACGTGCAGAAGCAGCTTGAT GTGGTATTTCCGGGGATGTGGTTAGTTGGGGCTTCCGCTGATGCCTATCGAGTTGCGGAAGCGCCAGTGAAG AGATAA